A window of the Phragmites australis chromosome 20, lpPhrAust1.1, whole genome shotgun sequence genome harbors these coding sequences:
- the LOC133902160 gene encoding probable protein arginine N-methyltransferase 3, with protein MECGRAGKDEAEDRLRTDEEEEEEEEEGWDDWCSDGDDTAAAGGGLLCLFCISRFDTESSLFSHCGAEHHFDFHKIMRELRLDFYGCIKLINFVRSKVAENKCWSCGQAFSTSNELCSHLHALETYKIEGKVPWEDDAYLKPFMEDDSLLHSLSVDSDEDEDCGVPMEKGQCSSWNGVLAEPRENNLSTVTEGNGSDISARFEQECTIGSTKEEGTGSLALEQNDTQLKIAHASVTAKAIKSVDDNYFGSYSSFGIHREMLGDKVRTDAYRDALLGNPSLMNGATVLDVGCGTGILSLFAAKAGASRVVAVDGSAKMASVATQVAKNNCLLYNENMEVKQKRGPQVISVVHTKAEELNQKVQVPPNGFDVLVSEWMGYCLLYESMLSSVLYARDHFLKPGGAILPDTATILGAGFGKGGTSLPFWENVYGFDMSCIGKEVTSNSVRFPVVDVVDSQDIVTETAVLHSFDLATMKENEMDFTASFELRLSESGTVVPGVTWCYGIVLWFDMGFTDRFCKEKPVILSTSPFSTPTHWSQTIFTFEEPIVMAKEESLLGSSASVGTDECPAVVIKSRISIVRASEHRSIDISIETTAISSDGRKRGWPVQIFNL; from the exons ATGGAGTGCGGCCGCGCAGGCAAGGACGAGGCGGAGGACCGGCTCAGGACcgacgaggaagaggaagaggaggaagaagaggggtgGGACGACTGGTGCTCGGACGGCGACGacacggccgccgccggcggaggcTTGCTGTGCCTGTTCTGCATCTCGCGGTTCGACACCGAGAGCTCCCTCTTCTCGCACTGCGGCGCCGAGCACCACTTTGATTTCCACAAGATTATGAGGGAGCTGCGGCTGGATTTCTACGGATGCATCAAGCTCATCAACTTCGTTCGGTCCAAG GTTGCGGAGAATAAATGTTGGAGCTGTGGCCAAGCTTTCTCTACCAGCAACGAACTCTGTAGCCACCTGCATGCCCTGGAGACTTACAAAATTGAGGGGAAGGTTCCATGGGAGGACGATGCATACTTGAAACCGTTCATGGAAGATGACTCCCTTTTGCACAGTTTGTCCGTCGACAGTGATGAGGACGAGGACTGTGGAGTGCCAATGGAAAAAGGACAGTGCTCATCATGGAACGGGGTGTTAGCTGAGCCACGGGAGAACAACCTGAGTACTGTAACTGAAGGAAATGGTTCTGATATCAGCGCTAGATTTGAGCAAGAGTGTACTATTGGGAGTACTAAAGAGGAGGGCACTGGGTCTCTTGCTCTGGAGCAGAATGATACACAGCTAAAGATCGCACATGCTAGTGTTACTGCCAAGGCAATCAAAAGTGTGGATGATAACTACTTTGGGTCTTATAGCTCATTTGGCATTCATAGAGAGATGCTCGGTGATAAG GTAAGAACAGATGCTTACAGAGATGCCCTTTTAGGCAATCCTAGCCTGATGAATGGAGCAACTGTACTGGATGTTGGTTGTGGCACGGGAATTCTAAG TCTTTTTGCAGCCAAGGCTGGTGCTTCTAGAGTCGTTGCTGTTGATGGAAGTGCAAAGATGGCTTCTGTAGCTACCCAA GTTGCAAAGAATAATTGTCTGTTATACAATGAAAATATGGAAGTAAAACAAAAGCGAGGTCCTCAAGTGATAAGCGTTGTACATACCAAGGCTGAAGAGCTAAACCAGAAAGTACAAGTTCCACCGAATGGCTTTGATGTGTTAGTGAGTGAATGGATGGGATATTGCCTGCTGTATGAATCTATGCTAAGTTCAGTTCTGTATGCACGTGATCATTTTCTAAAGCCTGGTGGTGCTATTCTCCCAGATACTGCAACGATT CTTGGTGCTGGTTTCGGGAAAGGTGGAACTAGCTTGCCGTTTTGGGAAAATGTATATGGTTTTGATATGTCATGTATTGGGAAAGAAGTAACTTCAAATTCAGTTCGATTTCCTGTAGTTGATGTAGTGGATTCTCAGGATATTGTGACAGAGACGGCTGTACTCCAT TCCTTTGATCTGGCAACTATGAAGGAAAATGAGATGGATTTCACTGCAAGCTTTGAGCTAAGGCTCAGCGAAAGTGGTACGGTTGTACCTGGAGTAACCTGGTGCTATGGCATTGTCTTATGGTTCGACATGGGATTCACTGACAGATTCTGCAAGGAGAAGCCTGTCATTCTCTCCACCTCTCCGTTCTCTACTCCAACTCACTGGTCACAGACAATCTTCACCTTTGAAGAACCCATCGTGATGGCAAAGGAGGAATCTCTTCTTGGCTCATCTGCATCAGTTGGCACAGATGAGTGCCCGGCTGTGGTGATCAAATCCCGCATAAGCATTGTGAGGGCATCTGAGCACCGTAGCATAGACATATCCATTGAAACCACAGCAATCAGTTCAGATGGCCGCAAGCGTGGCTGGCCTGTTCAGATATTCAATTTGTGA
- the LOC133901536 gene encoding vegetative cell wall protein gp1-like, with product MAAEPQKVTWEVAPQMDAWMAPVLERIDFLRQARLTSVMVVVDYLCRCLVPLPDRAQPCWVDDLSWAELPWKEMALCANPDRVALQAKLPKFDAQGLVDRPGRQNPGTIQIPGVDEAAGEEAASDLAETDGPGAAGGELQASGGAAAGSSRQARKGGAADSGAVIASGDRGKRPRIFVPAPASPPSSSPGEEGGRGGQSFSVGPSEGAASAPGDRTAAPHSPPLKKRREDSGPMPSGLGYRIPALRWPPAEVPRPAPAPEPSAPEPSMLAEPEPSSTPAETETQVPPSPERVAAAVPGPPAPAESAPSASSVGRSTSSWAVPTWQFSGTLSPSEEARRGPSAQPSPSQPPTLSQSCWEAPGR from the exons atggcggcggaaccccagaaggtGACCTGGGAGGTGGCACCGCAGATGGACGCATGGATGGCGCcagtcctggagcgcatcgacttcctacGCCAGGCCaggcttacttcggtgatggtggtggtggactaccTGTGCCGCTGCCTGGTGCCCCTGCCGGACCGGGCCCAGCCCTGCTG GGTGGACGACCTGAGCTGGGCAGAGCTCCCGTGgaaggagatggcgctctgcgccaatcctgaccgggtggcgctgcaggcgAAGCTACCgaagttcgacgcccaggggctggtcgacaggCCAGGGCGCCAAAACCCTGGGACCATTCAAattcccggggtggacgaggcggctGGCGAGGAGGCCGCGAGCGATCTAGCAGAGACCGATGGTCCGGGCGCCGCAGGCGGTGAGctgcaggccagcggtggggctgctgcgggcagcagccgccaagCTAGAAAAGGAGGCGCCGCCGACAGCGGGGCGGTGATAGCGtcgggggacagagggaagcgcccccggatTTTCGTTCCTGCGCCGGCGTCCCCGCCATCGTCGTCgcctggcgaggagggaggccggggcggtcaGTCGTTCAGCGTAGGGCCGTCGgagggggcggcatctgcg cccggagaccgCACGGCGGCCCCGCATAGCCCCCCGCtgaagaagaggagggaggactcgGGGCCCATGCCATCGGGCCTGGGGTACAGGATCCCGGCATTGAGATG GCCACCGGCGGAGGtgccgaggccggctccagcccccgagccgagcgcaccTGAGCCAAGCATGCTGGCGGAGCCGGAGCCATCAAGCACGCCAGCTGAGACGGAAACACAGGTGCCGCCCAGCCCCGAGCGGGTGGCAGCAGCCGTGCCcgggccgccggcgccggctgagTCTGCCCCGAGCGCGTCGAGCGTGGGGCGGTCAACTTCGTCGTGGGCGGTGCCTACATGGCAATTTTCGGGGACCCTgagcccctcggaggaggctcgTAGAGGACCCAGTGCCCAGCCGTCGCCCAGCCAGCCGCCGACCCTCTCCCAGTCatgctgggaagcgcccgggaggtga